The proteins below come from a single Candidatus Kirkpatrickella diaphorinae genomic window:
- the murC gene encoding UDP-N-acetylmuramate--L-alanine ligase: MRALPLSIGTLHFVGIGGIGMSGIAEVLHLLGYKVQGSDIAENNNVLRLRDQGIHIEIGHTAENLGDAQVVVTSTAVRRDNPEVVAARERHIPVVRRAEMLAELMRLRWSIAIGGTHGKTTTTSLVAAVLEQSRLDPTVINGGIIEAYGTNTRMGSGDWMVVEADESDGSFLRLPAVIAVVTNMDPEHLDHWGNEEAMQAAYHQFISNIPFYGFAVLCIDHPEVQRMIPRLSDHRIITYGFSQQADIRAEKLVADRLGATFEVVVSNRASKVTRRAGPFRLPMLGQHNVLNALAAIAVATEMDISDDTIRSALATFRGVKRRFTRVGEHNGVSIIDDYGHHPIEIAAVLRAARQAGAHHVIAVVQPHRYSRLKALFHEFCTCMNDATTVIIADVYAANEQPIEGFDRDALVEGLRASGHHSVVPLPGPEHLAEMINVIAKPGDFVVCLGAGSITHWAQALPSQLEALSPKKTIKAVSG, encoded by the coding sequence CTGCATTTTGTCGGTATTGGCGGCATTGGCATGTCGGGCATCGCCGAGGTTCTGCATCTGCTCGGATATAAGGTCCAGGGCTCCGACATTGCGGAAAATAACAATGTTTTGCGCCTGCGTGATCAGGGCATCCATATTGAAATCGGCCACACAGCGGAAAATCTGGGTGACGCGCAGGTTGTCGTGACATCAACCGCCGTGCGGCGGGACAATCCGGAAGTCGTCGCCGCGCGGGAGCGCCATATCCCGGTCGTGCGCCGGGCAGAGATGCTGGCGGAACTGATGCGCCTGCGCTGGTCCATCGCGATTGGCGGCACGCATGGCAAAACAACCACAACCAGCCTCGTCGCAGCGGTGCTTGAGCAGTCACGCCTTGACCCGACCGTGATCAATGGCGGGATCATCGAGGCCTATGGCACAAATACCCGCATGGGGTCCGGGGACTGGATGGTTGTCGAAGCGGATGAAAGTGACGGGTCTTTCCTCCGTCTTCCGGCTGTTATTGCTGTCGTCACAAATATGGACCCGGAACATCTCGATCATTGGGGAAATGAGGAGGCCATGCAGGCGGCCTACCATCAGTTCATTTCCAATATCCCCTTTTACGGTTTCGCCGTTTTATGCATCGATCACCCGGAGGTGCAGCGAATGATTCCGCGCCTGTCAGATCACCGCATCATCACTTATGGCTTCAGCCAGCAGGCCGATATCCGGGCCGAGAAGCTCGTTGCGGACCGCCTTGGGGCGACGTTCGAGGTGGTCGTCTCCAATCGTGCCAGCAAAGTGACGCGGCGGGCCGGGCCTTTCCGCCTGCCGATGCTGGGCCAGCATAATGTCCTGAACGCCCTCGCCGCGATCGCTGTCGCGACGGAAATGGATATCAGCGACGACACGATCCGCTCAGCCCTCGCGACCTTCCGGGGCGTCAAACGTCGTTTCACCCGGGTGGGGGAGCATAATGGCGTTTCCATTATCGATGATTACGGTCACCACCCAATTGAAATCGCGGCAGTTCTGCGCGCGGCTCGCCAGGCCGGAGCGCATCACGTTATCGCTGTCGTGCAGCCACATCGTTATTCCCGCCTCAAAGCTTTGTTCCATGAATTCTGCACCTGCATGAATGACGCCACGACCGTCATCATCGCCGATGTCTATGCCGCGAATGAACAGCCGATTGAGGGATTTGACCGTGATGCGCTGGTAGAGGGCTTGCGGGCCAGCGGGCATCATTCCGTCGTGCCGCTGCCGGGGCCGGAGCATTTGGCTGAGATGATCAATGTCATCGCCAAACCCGGTGATTTTGTCGTCTGTCTTGGCGCGGGGTCGATCACACATTGGGCCCAGGCCCTTCCATCGCAGCTTGAAGCGCTGTCTCCCAAAAAAACGATCAAGGCTGTCTCCGGATGA
- the murB gene encoding UDP-N-acetylmuramate dehydrogenase: protein MMARLRQAKVRGRLQFDAPLGPRSWFRTGGNAEALFTPADREDLAQLLRQLDPRMLVTVLGACSNVIIRDGGIKGLVIRLGGAFAQVMRQGDDVIAGAAALDTTVSEQAAAWGLSGMEFMIGIPGAIGGAVIMNAGAHGSDTSKVLSWAEIMDRRGHVQRLGHADLKFSYRHATLPEGAIVLRVALNGKPAEPVKIRAHMAEIKAQRDESQPVRARTGGSTFRNPTGQKAWALIDAAGCRGLRHGGAQVSEKHCNFLLNLGDATSADLEALGETVRQKVLKHAQVQLDWEIKRLGETR, encoded by the coding sequence ATGATGGCGCGCCTTCGACAGGCCAAAGTCAGGGGCCGCCTGCAATTCGATGCGCCCCTCGGCCCGAGAAGCTGGTTCCGCACGGGGGGGAACGCTGAGGCGCTTTTCACCCCGGCGGATCGTGAGGATCTTGCCCAGCTCCTCCGACAGCTTGACCCGCGCATGCTGGTCACCGTGCTCGGAGCGTGCTCCAACGTGATTATACGCGATGGCGGCATTAAGGGGCTCGTCATCCGTCTTGGGGGCGCGTTCGCGCAAGTGATGCGCCAGGGTGATGATGTGATTGCAGGCGCGGCCGCTCTCGACACGACAGTCTCCGAGCAGGCTGCCGCCTGGGGGCTTTCGGGAATGGAATTCATGATCGGCATACCGGGCGCCATTGGCGGTGCCGTCATCATGAATGCCGGCGCGCACGGTTCCGACACAAGTAAGGTTCTGAGCTGGGCGGAGATCATGGACCGGCGGGGCCATGTTCAGCGGTTAGGCCATGCTGACCTCAAATTCTCATATCGCCACGCGACATTGCCGGAAGGGGCCATCGTGCTGCGCGTCGCCCTGAACGGCAAGCCCGCGGAGCCCGTCAAGATCCGCGCCCACATGGCTGAGATCAAAGCGCAACGCGATGAAAGTCAGCCCGTGCGGGCGCGAACGGGCGGGTCAACCTTCCGCAATCCGACAGGCCAGAAGGCCTGGGCGTTGATTGACGCGGCGGGGTGCCGGGGCCTTCGGCACGGGGGCGCGCAGGTCAGTGAAAAACATTGTAACTTTCTCCTTAACCTCGGTGACGCTACCAGTGCGGACCTTGAAGCGCTTGGCGAGACGGTGCGACAGAAAGTCCTGAAACATGCGCAGGTACAGTTGGACTGGGAAATTAAAAGATTGGGAGAAACGCGATGA
- a CDS encoding cell division protein FtsQ/DivIB, translated as MTRARSERKPPARDVYLQDRPSRIAMFLRRVRRTAPQIIFVTLLVAVLGGCGYLFFQQISQSRNDIFRSWLEDHTLLPINHIDIIGARLTSRAEVEKALGAARGKPIFSFAIADAQKRLSALLFVSNVTVQRRMPDTVRIVLEERDPLAIWQIKGKFMLINRDGEQIADAFGLRDHVRAFMSLPLVVGDGADKAAPDFLAALADAPVVRPFVAASIRVGHRRWTLLLKDGTQIYLPEGHEREALERLTSYQQKFRLLERPVPLIDMRLPDRMVIRLPPSQSVSNNAAQDLLKAQHAAPGKAPSDGHPPDKSPHGDNVPTPPRAPPFSGRTLPLPLTP; from the coding sequence ATGACAAGGGCTCGATCAGAGAGAAAGCCGCCGGCACGCGACGTCTATCTTCAGGACCGCCCCTCCCGCATCGCGATGTTTCTGCGGCGCGTCCGGCGCACCGCGCCGCAGATTATCTTTGTGACACTCCTCGTCGCGGTGCTGGGCGGGTGCGGTTACCTTTTTTTTCAGCAGATTTCACAATCGCGGAACGATATTTTCAGATCCTGGTTGGAGGACCATACTTTATTACCCATCAACCACATCGATATTATTGGTGCGCGACTGACATCGCGGGCGGAGGTGGAAAAAGCTTTGGGCGCAGCGCGCGGGAAACCCATTTTCAGTTTTGCAATTGCGGACGCGCAGAAACGTCTGAGTGCGTTGCTGTTTGTCTCAAATGTCACGGTTCAGCGGCGTATGCCCGATACAGTGCGCATCGTGCTTGAGGAACGTGACCCGCTGGCCATCTGGCAGATCAAAGGCAAATTTATGCTGATCAACCGGGATGGGGAGCAGATTGCCGATGCATTCGGGCTGCGTGATCACGTCCGGGCTTTTATGTCGCTTCCGCTTGTGGTGGGTGACGGGGCGGATAAGGCGGCGCCGGATTTCCTCGCCGCTTTAGCCGACGCGCCGGTCGTCCGGCCTTTTGTCGCCGCCTCCATCCGGGTGGGGCATCGTCGTTGGACGCTTCTGCTGAAGGATGGCACGCAGATTTATCTCCCCGAAGGGCATGAGCGGGAAGCGTTGGAGCGCCTGACAAGCTATCAGCAGAAATTTCGCCTGCTAGAACGCCCCGTCCCCCTTATCGATATGCGTCTCCCTGATCGCATGGTGATCCGCCTGCCGCCTTCTCAATCTGTCAGCAATAATGCGGCGCAGGATCTCCTCAAAGCGCAACATGCAGCCCCCGGAAAAGCGCCGTCCGATGGCCATCCGCCGGATAAGTCCCCACATGGAGACAATGTTCCGACACCGCCCCGCGCGCCGCCTTTTTCGGGCCGCACGCTTCCTCTCCCTTTGACGCCCTGA
- a CDS encoding D-alanine--D-alanine ligase, whose product MSLHVAILHGGISHERDVSLRGGRAVADGLQAHGYATTLIDVGADIAAMIQEIRACTPDVVFNNLHGPLGEDGAIQGVLEWLDLPYTHCDIRTSSLAMNKVASRQIFAAAGIPIAPGKLLTPAELAAAHPFETPYVVKPVAEGSSFGVHVIKGDDAATQRRDIASGWAYGDILLAEAFIPGRELTVSVLGERPLTVTDIVAESAQDGFYNYHAKYAAGGSRHSLPADIPGRIFEDALRYAREAHAALGCRGATRADFRYDESRSESGLVILEVNTQPGMTPTSLLPEQAAHCGMDFSQLCDWIVQEAWGRRKVRG is encoded by the coding sequence ATGAGCCTTCACGTCGCGATCCTGCATGGTGGCATCAGCCATGAGCGAGATGTCAGCCTGAGAGGCGGCCGCGCCGTGGCGGACGGCCTGCAAGCACATGGTTATGCCACGACCCTGATTGATGTCGGTGCAGATATTGCCGCCATGATCCAGGAAATTCGGGCCTGCACGCCGGATGTGGTCTTCAATAACCTTCATGGCCCACTCGGGGAGGATGGCGCCATTCAGGGCGTGTTGGAATGGCTGGACCTGCCTTACACGCATTGCGACATACGCACCTCCTCTCTCGCCATGAATAAAGTCGCCTCGCGCCAGATTTTCGCGGCGGCTGGCATCCCCATCGCACCGGGCAAACTCCTCACCCCGGCAGAACTTGCCGCCGCACATCCGTTCGAAACGCCTTATGTTGTCAAACCCGTCGCGGAAGGCTCGTCTTTCGGGGTGCATGTCATCAAAGGTGATGATGCAGCGACACAGCGACGGGATATTGCGTCTGGCTGGGCCTACGGTGACATCCTTCTGGCTGAAGCCTTCATCCCAGGGCGGGAATTGACTGTCAGCGTGCTGGGCGAGCGCCCCCTCACCGTCACGGATATTGTGGCTGAGTCCGCGCAGGACGGGTTTTACAATTACCACGCCAAATATGCTGCCGGTGGATCACGGCACAGTTTGCCAGCCGACATACCCGGGCGGATTTTTGAGGATGCGCTGCGCTATGCTCGAGAGGCCCACGCGGCTCTGGGCTGCCGCGGCGCCACGCGCGCGGACTTCCGATATGATGAGTCGCGGTCGGAAAGCGGACTGGTCATTCTTGAAGTCAACACGCAACCGGGCATGACCCCGACCTCGTTATTGCCCGAGCAGGCGGCCCATTGCGGGATGGATTTTTCCCAACTTTGCGACTGGATCGTGCAGGAGGCCTGGGGTCGACGCAAGGTGCGGGGATGA